In Cyprinus carpio isolate SPL01 chromosome B16, ASM1834038v1, whole genome shotgun sequence, the following are encoded in one genomic region:
- the LOC109105750 gene encoding myosin-10-like isoform X8, whose amino-acid sequence MSRPAGGSVNDVTHFLSTGAGPASPTSVFSASSQADWAAKRLVWVPSEKHGFESASMREERGDEVDVELTDSGKKLTLSREELQRMNPPRFSKVEDMADLTCLNEASVLNNLRERYYSGLIYTYSGLFCVVINPYKNLPIYTESIIEMYRGKKRHEMPPHIYAISEAAYRSMLQDREDQAILCTGESGAGKTENTKKVIQYLAHVASSHKSGTLGRPKDSALQGELERQLLQANPILEAFGNAKTVKNDNSSRFGKFIRINFDVAGYIVGANIETYLLEKSRAIRQAKEERTFHIFYQLLSGASEAMRKELLLGSADQYRFLCGGSLPVQGQSDSENFTQTMDSVTIMGFTQEESTSMLKVISAVLQFGNITFHKEKNTDQASMPDDTAAQKLCHLLGISVLEFSRAILTPRIKVGREYVQKAQTKQQADFAVEALAKATYERLFRWLVHRINRALDRRQRQGASFIGILDIAGFEIFQLNSFEQLCINYTNEKLQQLFNHTMFVLEQEEYQREGIEWNFIDFGLDLQPCIDLIERPAHPPGVLALLDEECWFPRATDRSFVDKLSAEQGSHSKFMRPRQLKEEADFSIKHYAGKVDYKADEWLIKNMDPLNDNVASLLHQSSDPFISELWREVERIVGLDQVSSGESSGPVNFGAAGLKTKKGMFRTVGQLYKESLAKLMATLRNTNPNFLRCIIPNHEKRAGKLSPHLVLDQLRCNGVLEGIRICRQGFPNRIPFQEFRQRYEILTPNAIPRTFMDGKQACELMISALELDKNLFRVGQSKVFFRAGVLAHLEEERDLKITDTIIHFQSVARGYLARRAFHKKQQQLSALRVMQRNCAAYLKLRNWQWWRLFTKVKPLLQVTRQDEEIQAREAQLQKAKDNLSKLEHDFSELDRKNQQLMEEKSVLTDQLQAEAELFAEAEEMRARLASRKQELEDVLGELESRLEEEEERTLQLTNEKKRIQQHVQDLEEQLEEEEGTRQRLQLEKVTLESKVKSLEAETLTVGEQRDRLSKEKKQLEERLNEVSDQLTEEEEKVKSLNKLKNKQEAVIADLEERLKREEQGRLEQEKWKRRMEGEAVEAQEQLSDLSLLVTELRGSLSQREKEITTLQTRLEEEAARRTEAQRALREAMSQVSELKEEVDNEKGMRERAEKQRRDLGEELEALRTELEDTLDTTAAQQELRSRREAELGELQRCLEEETRRHEAQLSELRIKHTAAIDSLQEQLDNAKRSRQSLEKAKAVLEEERMNLSAELKTLQGGKMESERGRKRAEGQLQELNARLSQAERERGEREERLSKLQLELESLSSSLSSSESKSHRLSKEVSSLESQLHDVQELLQEETRQKLALGSRVRALEEEKTGLMERLEEEEEKTRELTRQIQNHTQQLSDLKRQTEEVNSAVEVGEEARRKMQRELENAIQREKAKEEEKERIERQKERLREEIEDMTIALQRERQNCTALEKRQKKFDQCLAEEKAVSARLLEERDRAEAESREKETRFLSLSRALQEATDQRDELERTNKQLRLEMEQLVNAQDDVGKNVHELERSRRALETEAQSLKEQTQELEDELTEAENARLRLEVTLQALRAQFEREISTKEEKGEEKRRALNKQVRELETMLEEEKTQRAQALTVKKQLETELQEAEAQVETANRGREEALRQMKRLQTQMKELIRELDETKLARDEIVAQSKDSEKRLQTLEAELLQLTEELAVSERQRRQAQQEREELADEIVNSTTGKSALLEEKRRLEARITQLEEELEEEQSNAELLAERQRKSNLQVETLTVQLSGERTLAQKSESARETLERQNKDLKTRLSEMEGAVKGKHRLSVAALEAKIESVEEQLEQERQERAMANKLVRKTEKKLKEVLIQVEDERRHADQYREQLDKSMGRLRQLKRQLEEVEEENSRSNAQRRKLQRELEEMSDSMQIMNRELNTLRSQLSVTERQKSEQRAPLPISMRAGRRALVDDLSQENSDSEDPGASPTPSSGPPGTPTPSDNALGPPPPYSLTDAE is encoded by the exons TCTGCAAGCATGCGCGAGGAGCGAGGCGACGAGGTGGATGTGGAGCTTACAGACAGTGGGAAGAAGCTGACGCTTTCGAGGGAGGAGCTCCAGCGGATGAACCCACCTCGATTCAGTAAAGTTGAAGACATGGCCGATCTCACGTGCCTCAATGAGGCCTCTGTCTTAAACAACCTACGAGAGAGATACTATTCAGGACTCATATAT ACATACTCCGGCCTGTTTTGTGTGGTGATCAACCCCTATAAGAACCTGCCCATCTATACAGAATCCATCATAGAGATGTATCGTGGGAAGAAACGGCACGagatgcccccacatatctacgccATATCGGAGGCGGCCTACAGGAGCATGCTGCAAG ACAGAGAAGATCAGGCCATCCTGTGCAC aggggAATCTGGTGCAGGAAAGACGgagaacacaaaaaaagtgaTTCAGTATCTGGCACATGTGGCGTCCTCACACAAGTCTGGCACTCTGGGTCGTCCCAAAGACAGCGCCCTACAG GGGGAACTGGAGAGACAGTTACTGCAAGCAAACCCCATTCTTGAGGCCTTCGGCAATGCCAAAACCGTCAAAAATGACAACTCTTCCAGATTT ggcAAATTCATCAGAATCAATTTTGATGTTGCTGGATATATTGTTGGTGCTAATATTGAGACCT ATTTGCTGGAGAAGTCCCGAGCCATTCGTCAGGCTAAAGAAGAGCGAACCTTCCATATCTTCTACCAGCTCCTCTCTGGAGCTTCTGAGGCCATGAGAA AGGAGCTTCTGCTGGGCAGTGCGGATCAGTACCGCTTCCTCTGCGGGGGGTCACTTCCTGTTCAGGGTCAGAGTGATTCAGAAAACTTTACGCAGACAATGGACTCGGTGACTATCATGGGCTTCACCCAGGAAGAGTCCACAT CTATGTTAAAGGTGATCTCTGCAGTGCTGCAGTTTGGGAACATCACGTTTCACAAAGAGAAGAACACCGATCAGGCCTCAATGCCGGATGACACAGCAGCGCAGAAACTCTGCCACCTGCTGGGCATCAGTGTACTGGAGTTCAGCCGAGCCATTCTCACCCCCCGCATTAAAGTGGGCCGCGAGTACGTCCAGAAGGCCCAGACCAAGCAGCAG gctgATTTTGCAGTGGAGGCTTTGGCGAAGGCCACATATGAGCGTCTTTTCCGTTGGCTGGTGCACCGCATCAACAGAGCCCTGGACCGCAGACAGCGTCAGGGGGCCTCGTTCATCGGGATCCTGGACATCGCTGGATTTGAGATCTTCCAG cTGAACTCATTCGAGCAGTTATGTATCAACTACACTAATGAGAAACTACAGCAGCTGTTCAATCACACCATGTTTGTACTGGAGCAAGAGGAGTACCAGCGAGAGGGCATCGAGTGGAACTTCATCGACTTCGGTCTGGATCTTCAGCCCTGTATCGACCTCATTGAGAGACCG GCTCATCCTCCCGGCGTCCTGGCATTGTTGGATGAGGAGTGTTGGTTTCCGAGGGCAACTGATCGCTCATTTGTGGACAAGCTGTCAGCTGAGCAGGGTTCACACTCAAAGTTCATGCGGCCGAGGCAGCTTAAAGAAGAGGCCGACTTCTCCATTAAACACTATGCTGGCAAG GTGGACTATAAGGCAGATGAGTGGCTGATAAAGAACATGGATCCATTGAATGATAATGTTGCATCTCTCCTGCATCAGTCGTCTGATCCCTTCATCTCTGAGCTGTGGAGGgagg TGGAGAGGATTGTGGGTCTGGATCAGGTGTCATCTGGTGAGAGCAGTGGACCGGTGAATTTTGGGGCGGCCGGGCTCAAGACGAAGAAGGGCATGTTTCGCACCGTGGGACAGCTCTACAAAGAGTCCCTCGCTAAACTGATGGCCACCCTCCGCAACACCAACCCCAACTTCCTGCGCTGCATCATCCCTAACCATGAGAAAAGG GCAGGGAAGTTGAGTCCTCATTTGGTTCTGGATCAGTTGAGGTGTAATGGGGTGCTGGAGGGAATCAGAATCTGCAGACAGGGCTTCCCGAACCGCATCCCATTCCAGGAGTTCAGACAGAG GTATGAGATCTTGACTCCGAATGCTATTCCTCGAACCTTTATGGATGGCAAACAGGCGTGTGAGCTAATG ATCAGTGCTTTGGAGCTGGACAAGAACCTTTTCCGGGTGGGACAGAGTAAGGTGTTCTTCCGGGCTGGAGTTTTGGCTCACCTGGAGGAAGAACGAGACTTGAAGATCACTGACACTATCATCCACTTCCAGAGCGTGGCCCGTGGATATCTTGCCAGGAG GGCGTTCCATaagaagcagcagcagctcagCGCTCTGCGTGTGATGCAGAGGAACTGTGCTGCGTACCTGAAGCTCAGAAACTGGCAGTGGTGGAGACTCTTCACCAAG GTGAAGCCCTTGCTGCAGGTGACCCGCCAGGATGAAGAGATTCAAGCTCGGGAAGCACAGCTTCAGAAAGCCAAAGACAATCTGAGTAAACTAGAGCATGACTTTTCTGAACTGGACAGAAAAAACCAACAG CTGATGGAGGAGAAGTCAGTGCTGACTGACCAGCTGCAGGCGGAGGCGGAGTTATTCGCAGAGGCAGAGGAAATGAGAGCGCGGCTGGCCAGTCGCAAACAGGAGCTTGAAGATGTGTTGGGGGAGCTTGAGAGCCGattggaggaggaagaggagaggaccCTTCAGCTGACCAATGAGAAGAAACGAATTCAGCAACATGTGCAG gaTCTGGAGGAACAGCTCGAGGAGGAAGAGGGAACACGTCAGCGCCTCCAGCTGGAGAAAGTCACCCTGGAGAGCAAAGTGAAGAGTCTGGAGGCTGAGACGCTGACTGTGGGAGAGCAGAGAGACAGATTAAGCAAG GAGAAAAAACAGCTGGAAGAGAGACTGAATGAAGTGTCAGATCAACTCACAGAAGAAGAGGAGAAGGTGAAGAGTCTTAACAAgctgaaaaacaaacaggaagcTGTCATTGCTGATTTAGAAG AGCGTCTGAAGAGGGAAGAGCAGGGCCGTCTGGAACAGGAGAAGTGGAAGAGGCGGATGGAAGGAGAGGCAGTGGAGGCCCAAGAGCAGCTGTCTGACCTGAGCTTACTCGTCACTGAGCTGAGAGGCAGCCTGAgccaaagagagaaagagatcacCACACTACAGACACG gctggaagAAGAGGCGGCACGTCGTACAGAGGCTCAGAGAGCCCTGAGAGAGGCCATGTCTCAGGTCTCTGAGCTCAAAGAGGAGGTGGACAACGAAAAAGGAATGAGGGAGAGAGCTGAGAAACAGAGGAGAGATCTGGGAGAGGAGTTAGAGGCATTGAGGACTGAACTAGAAGATACATTGGACACTACAGCTGCTCAGCAAGagctcag gtcTCGCCGTGAGGCTGAGTTAGGAGAGCTTCAGAGATGTTTGGAGGAGGAGACCCGTCGTCATGAAGCCCAGCTGTCAGAGCTCCGCATCAAACACACCGCTGCCATAGACTCCCTACAGGAGCAGCTGGACAACGCCAAGAGA TCCCGTCAGTCTCTGGAGAAGGCGAAGGCCGTTCTGGAGGAGGAGCGCATGAACCTGAGCGCTGAGCTGAAGACTTTACAGGGAGGGAAGATGGAGAGCGAGAGGGGCAGAAAGCGAGCAGAGGGACAGTTACAGGAACTCAACGCACGCCTCTCACaggctgagagagaaagaggggagcGAGAGGAGCGACTAAGTAAACTCCAG TTGGAGCTCGAGTCTCTGTCCAGTTCCCTATCCTCATCTGAGTCCAAATCTCACCGCCTAAGCAAGGAGGTCAGCAGTCTGGAGAGCCAACTACATGATGTGCAg GAGCTACTGCAGGAAGAGACACGGCAGAAGTTGGCGCTGGGCTCACGTGTACGTGCTCTAGAGGAAGAAAAAACTGGATTGATGGAGAGactagaggaggaggaggagaagaccAGAGAACTTACACGCCAGATTCAGAACCACACACAACAG CTGTCTGATCTAAAGAGGCAGACCGAGGAAGTGAATTCAGCGGTGGAGGTCGGTGAGGAGGCCAGGAGGAAGATGCAGAGAGAGCTGGAGAATgccatacagagagagaaagccaaagaagaagagaaagaacgcatagagagacagaaagaacgGCTGAGAGAAGAGATAGAGGACATGACAATTGCTTtgcagagagaaagacaaaactGCACTGCTCTGGAGAAACGACAGAAGAAATTTGATCAG TGTTTGGCAGAGGAGAAAGCAGTTAGTGCTCGGCTGCTGGAGGAACGGGACCGCGCAGAAGCAGAGAGTCGAGAGAAGGAGACGCGTTTCCTGTCTCTCTCTAGAGCCTTGCAGGAAGCAACAGATCAGAGAGATGAGCTGGAGAGAACCAATAAGCAGCTCCGCCTGGAGATGGAGCAGCTCGTCAACGCCCAAGATGACGTGGGCAAAAAT GTTCATGAGCTAGAACGTTCTCGACGGGCTTTGGAAACAGAAGCCCAGTCTCTGAAAGAACAGACCCAGGAGCTGGAGGATGAGCTGACAGAAGCTGAGAACGCTCGCCTCAGACTGGAAGTCACCCTTCAGGCTCTTAGAGCTCAGTTTGAGAGAGAGATCAGCACTAAAGAGGAGAAAGGGGAAGAAAAGAGGAGAGCACTCAACAAACAG GTGCGAGAACTTGAAACAATGCTTGAAGAGGAGAAGACTCAGAGAGCTCAGGCTTTGACTGTCAAAAAACAACTGGAGACAGAGCTGCAGGAGGCGGAGGCTCAGGTGGAAACAGCCAATCGGGGCAGAGAGGAAGCACTAAGACAGATGAAACGTCTCCAG ACTCAGATGAAGGAGCTTATTCGTGAGCTTGATGAGACCAAGTTGGCTCGAGACGAGATTGTTGCCCAGTCAAAGGACAGCGAGAAACGGCTGCAGACGCTGGAAGCAGAACTATTACAGCTGACAGAG GAGCTGGCTGTTTCTGAGAGGCAGCGGAGACAGGCCCAGCAGGAAAGAGAGGAACTGGCAGATGAAATCGTCAACAGTACAACTGGAAA ATCTGCACTGTTGGAAGAGAAGAGGCGTCTTGAGGCCAGAATCACTCAGCTGGAGGAAGAGTTGGAGGAGGAACAAAGTAACGCTGAACTACTAGccgagagacagaggaagagcaACTTACAG GTTGAAACACTTACAGTCCAGTTATCTGGAGAGAGGACGCTGGCACAGAAGAGCGAGAGCGCACGAGAGACTCTGGAGAGGCAGAATAAAGACCTGAAAACTCGTCTCAGTGAGATGGAGGGGGCAGTGAAGGGAAAACATCGCCTCAGTGTCGCCGCCCTGGAGGCCAAGATAGAATCTGTGGAGGAACAACTGGAGCAGGAGAGACA GGAGCGAGCCATGGCCAATAAGCTTGTGAGGAAAACAGAGAAGAAACTGAAAGAAGTTCTGATACAGGTGGAAGATGAAAGGAGACATGCAGATCAGTATAGAGAACAG TTGGATAAGTCTATGGGACGTCTCCGTCAGCTGAAGAGGCAGTTAGAGGAGGTGGAGGAAGAGAACTCTCGCTCCAACGCTCAGCGCAGGAAGCTACAGAGAGAGCTGGAGGAAATGAGCGACAGCATGCAGATCATGAACCGCGAGCTCAACACTCTCCGTTCCCAACTCAG CGTCACAGAACGGCAGAAGTCAGAACA gcGAGCTCCGCTCCCTATCTCCATGCGTGCTGGCCGCAGGGCTCTGGTGGATGACCTTTCTCAGGAGAACTCTGATTCTGAGGATCCAGGTGCTTCTCCCACCCCGTCCAGTGGCCCTCCGGGTACCCCCACACCCTCAGACAATGCCCTGGGCCCCCCTCCCCCATACAGCCTTACCGACGCTGAATAA